The Neorhodopirellula lusitana genome contains a region encoding:
- a CDS encoding alpha/beta hydrolase, producing the protein MDFRYALAVQVTGASTLVLMGALVGGCSKSSDASMEESAPAELEVVVDEIQLPESIQYDSPEYSIRDYGTPYAAEAISRAQTSAGVQTGHGVPSEVAGGEQPAPGGSFEAASSAAMAVPGNQNSRIEPSGTMGPAANRPTFGAVVEKTPSRNRFSPSRNDSSQSNTAWMPPAGATQSPSAGFSTGMDRPKSSGSSATPSASMAMPAPAPAPTPVAAAEVPGVEPVADDSAFQTVNVFYATDREQASLSLADFHLSGQRRWISGLGVGGGVAAIFLLISCLLRNRAAAMLTGGLMAAMSVAAIATFVSGSASIEKIGVTYSAERGELVRGICQVTVPKNHTRGSVERPSLLKFEVNEDQAKHIVLTSVEPLPSDEFHQQLKTELASTSEPDLLVFIHGYNVDFESAVHRTAQISVDLPFQGVPVCYSWPSQGTLLGYPIDENNAAWTVGHLKEFLGELVEQSGAKSIHVVAHSMGNRAMTSALQQLALTHPHDGPLFDRVVLAAPDVDADLFRKDLAPALTQVARHVTLYASSSDQALIASKQVHGYPRAGETGDHLVVVNGVDTIDVSGIDLSLLGHSYYGDSEPMLRDLFEVLLSRLPASQRDTLVSRDFQSQVYWQLANQARIATGVAR; encoded by the coding sequence ATGGATTTTCGCTACGCCCTGGCGGTTCAGGTCACCGGCGCCTCGACGCTTGTTCTGATGGGAGCCCTGGTTGGCGGCTGTTCCAAGAGTTCCGACGCTTCAATGGAAGAGTCTGCGCCGGCAGAACTTGAAGTCGTCGTCGATGAGATTCAGCTGCCCGAGTCCATTCAATACGATTCCCCCGAGTACAGCATTCGAGACTACGGCACGCCGTACGCTGCCGAAGCTATTTCAAGGGCCCAAACCAGTGCTGGCGTTCAGACCGGCCACGGAGTTCCATCTGAAGTTGCTGGTGGCGAGCAACCGGCCCCTGGTGGATCATTCGAAGCGGCGAGTTCAGCTGCGATGGCGGTTCCCGGAAATCAGAATTCGAGAATCGAGCCATCTGGAACGATGGGGCCAGCGGCCAACAGACCTACATTTGGTGCGGTCGTGGAAAAGACGCCTTCCCGCAATCGGTTCTCGCCATCCCGGAATGATTCGTCCCAGTCCAACACCGCCTGGATGCCTCCGGCTGGAGCAACCCAATCGCCTTCCGCTGGATTCTCAACCGGGATGGATCGACCGAAGAGTTCTGGATCATCCGCGACGCCGTCAGCCAGCATGGCAATGCCTGCCCCTGCACCCGCCCCTACCCCTGTTGCCGCCGCCGAGGTTCCGGGTGTTGAACCAGTCGCCGATGATTCCGCCTTTCAAACCGTCAACGTTTTTTATGCAACCGATCGTGAACAAGCCAGTTTGAGTCTGGCTGACTTTCACTTGTCCGGACAACGCCGATGGATTAGTGGATTGGGTGTCGGCGGCGGTGTGGCCGCGATCTTCCTGCTTATCTCGTGCTTACTTCGGAACCGCGCCGCTGCGATGTTGACCGGCGGGCTGATGGCGGCGATGTCGGTTGCCGCCATCGCGACGTTTGTGTCCGGTAGTGCCAGTATCGAGAAAATCGGCGTGACTTATTCCGCCGAACGCGGCGAGTTGGTTCGCGGCATTTGTCAGGTTACCGTTCCCAAGAACCATACCCGTGGAAGCGTCGAGCGACCGAGCCTGTTGAAATTCGAAGTCAACGAGGACCAAGCCAAGCACATTGTTTTGACCAGTGTCGAACCGTTGCCCAGCGATGAGTTTCACCAACAGTTGAAAACAGAACTCGCTTCGACGTCGGAGCCCGACTTGCTTGTGTTCATTCACGGTTACAATGTCGACTTTGAATCCGCGGTTCATCGTACGGCCCAAATCTCGGTGGACCTTCCGTTCCAAGGCGTGCCGGTTTGCTATAGCTGGCCAAGTCAAGGAACCTTGTTGGGATATCCCATTGACGAGAACAACGCCGCTTGGACGGTCGGGCACCTGAAGGAGTTTTTGGGTGAACTGGTGGAGCAAAGTGGTGCGAAATCAATTCACGTGGTCGCCCACAGCATGGGCAATCGGGCGATGACATCCGCCTTGCAACAACTCGCGTTGACTCATCCGCACGATGGTCCCTTGTTTGATCGTGTGGTTTTGGCTGCACCGGATGTGGACGCGGATCTGTTTCGAAAAGATCTCGCACCCGCGCTGACTCAAGTAGCCCGGCATGTGACGCTTTATGCATCTTCAAGCGACCAGGCCTTAATCGCATCGAAGCAAGTCCATGGGTATCCTCGGGCAGGCGAGACTGGCGATCATCTGGTCGTCGTCAACGGTGTTGATACGATCGATGTTTCGGGGATCGATCTTAGCTTGCTGGGTCACAGCTACTACGGTGACAGCGAGCCGATGTTGCGTGATCTGTTCGAGGTGCTGTTGTCGCGGTTGCCGGCGAGTCAGCGAGACACCTTGGTTTCGAGGGATTTTCAGTCCCAGGTCTACTGGCAGCTTGCCAACCAAGCGAGAATCGCAACTGGCGTGGCTCGTTAA
- a CDS encoding homoserine dehydrogenase — translation MAASSSERTNVAIIGMGTVGAGVAQLLIDHGDRTARHAGKTIWLSKAVVRDMKKPRGIDLPEGVLTDSIDDVLNDPSIDVVIQLMGGLSPARETMLRAMEAGKDIVTANKALLAEHGGELFTRARELGRSIAFEAAVAGGIPIIANVSQCLSANQILSLEGILNGTSNFIVSQMDEKGVGYEETVKVAQDLGYAEADPAMDVDGTDAAQKLAILSHLAFGATVDWRDIPRSGIDGLDPDDLSYAGQLGYRIKLLATARLVDGELELSVGPTLVRKGTPMAEVRDAFNAIRVVGDAVGPVFYHGLGAGQMPTASAVVADVIDMAVGRTPITFQTLEYFSKDRPARAVQRDASKLRGRYYLRFRVANHPGTLAAITGALAEHSISISSVIQHEDSSADSGVIDGSTVPLVIMTHEATEGAASGAVTAIESLDVVEGNVVRMPVRG, via the coding sequence ATGGCCGCATCTTCTTCCGAACGAACCAACGTCGCAATCATTGGTATGGGAACCGTCGGTGCCGGTGTGGCTCAACTATTGATCGACCACGGTGACCGCACCGCACGCCATGCAGGCAAGACGATTTGGTTGTCCAAGGCAGTCGTTCGCGACATGAAAAAGCCTCGCGGGATCGATTTGCCTGAGGGAGTTCTGACGGATTCAATTGATGACGTTTTAAATGATCCGTCAATTGACGTGGTGATCCAGTTGATGGGCGGTCTCAGCCCGGCGCGCGAAACGATGTTGCGCGCGATGGAAGCTGGCAAAGACATCGTCACGGCCAACAAAGCACTCCTGGCCGAACACGGCGGCGAGTTGTTCACGAGAGCCCGTGAACTCGGACGCAGTATCGCGTTCGAGGCCGCCGTTGCGGGAGGCATTCCGATTATTGCGAACGTCAGCCAGTGTTTGTCAGCGAACCAAATCCTGTCGTTGGAAGGCATCCTGAACGGAACGAGTAACTTCATTGTTTCTCAGATGGACGAGAAAGGTGTCGGCTATGAAGAAACCGTCAAGGTCGCTCAAGACTTAGGCTATGCGGAAGCCGATCCGGCCATGGATGTCGATGGTACCGACGCGGCACAGAAGCTAGCCATTCTTTCTCACTTGGCGTTTGGCGCGACGGTAGATTGGCGTGATATTCCTCGTTCGGGTATCGATGGCTTGGATCCCGACGATTTGAGCTACGCTGGCCAGCTCGGGTACCGAATCAAATTGCTGGCTACAGCCCGCTTAGTTGACGGCGAACTGGAGCTGTCCGTCGGGCCAACGCTGGTTCGCAAAGGCACCCCGATGGCGGAAGTGCGAGACGCGTTCAATGCAATCCGCGTCGTGGGTGATGCTGTGGGCCCCGTTTTCTATCACGGGCTCGGTGCCGGCCAGATGCCGACTGCGTCGGCTGTCGTGGCGGATGTGATCGACATGGCGGTTGGCCGGACCCCCATCACATTCCAAACACTGGAATATTTTTCCAAGGATCGGCCCGCTCGAGCAGTCCAGCGGGATGCCTCGAAACTGCGGGGCCGATATTACTTGCGTTTCCGCGTGGCCAATCATCCAGGAACGCTGGCTGCGATCACGGGTGCTTTGGCCGAACACTCCATTTCGATCTCCTCGGTGATCCAACACGAAGATTCCTCCGCCGATTCCGGTGTGATTGACGGATCGACTGTTCCGTTGGTCATCATGACTCATGAGGCAACTGAGGGTGCCGCAAGCGGAGCCGTCACTGCGATTGAAAGTCTCGATGTTGTCGAGGGAAACGTGGTACGGATGCCGGTTCGCGGCTAA
- a CDS encoding peroxiredoxin-like family protein, whose translation MRLKLSLGMFVVGLSFMGQAVHADDHATSQEPSMKAQLQALADGASKRIPADKLVKYKAAIETVKASGVEASAKQVGDQAADGVMPTWKGDSIRLSDAWQEGPVVLMWYRGGWCPYCNIQLRAMQKQLDTLGQAGAKLIVVSPELPAKAKETAEANDLSMVAAHDKNNQLARKYGIVFELPDSIADGYAPRLLEYNGSTASELPLSATYVIDTNGKITYAFLDADYKNRAAPKEIIAAVKAISK comes from the coding sequence ATGCGTTTGAAATTGTCCCTAGGAATGTTCGTCGTCGGTCTGTCTTTTATGGGCCAAGCCGTCCATGCGGACGACCACGCAACATCTCAAGAGCCGTCCATGAAAGCTCAGCTTCAGGCACTTGCCGACGGAGCGAGCAAACGAATTCCAGCAGACAAACTGGTTAAGTACAAAGCGGCAATTGAGACCGTGAAGGCTTCCGGTGTCGAAGCGTCCGCCAAGCAAGTGGGCGATCAAGCTGCCGATGGCGTGATGCCAACGTGGAAGGGCGACTCCATTCGTTTGAGCGATGCGTGGCAAGAAGGCCCGGTTGTCTTGATGTGGTATCGTGGCGGTTGGTGCCCATATTGCAACATCCAGCTACGTGCCATGCAAAAGCAGCTCGACACGTTAGGCCAAGCTGGTGCGAAATTGATTGTCGTTTCGCCAGAGTTGCCTGCCAAAGCAAAGGAAACCGCCGAAGCGAATGATTTGTCGATGGTGGCCGCGCACGACAAGAACAATCAACTTGCTCGAAAGTACGGGATCGTCTTTGAGTTGCCCGATTCGATTGCCGACGGCTATGCACCGCGTTTGCTTGAATACAACGGCAGCACAGCGTCCGAGTTGCCACTGTCGGCGACCTACGTGATCGATACGAATGGAAAGATCACCTACGCGTTTTTGGATGCGGACTACAAAAACCGTGCCGCACCCAAAGAGATCATTGCCGCTGTCAAAGCGATCTCCAAGTAA
- a CDS encoding PEP-CTERM sorting domain-containing protein (PEP-CTERM proteins occur, often in large numbers, in the proteomes of bacteria that also encode an exosortase, a predicted intramembrane cysteine proteinase. The presence of a PEP-CTERM domain at a protein's C-terminus predicts cleavage within the sorting domain, followed by covalent anchoring to some some component of the (usually Gram-negative) cell surface. Many PEP-CTERM proteins exhibit an unusual sequence composition that includes large numbers of potential glycosylation sites. Expression of one such protein has been shown restore the ability of a bacterium to form floc, a type of biofilm.) — translation MSNDPIEDLFLEKAYREIAIEVAAVINQQTKTATLSLAMIVTMGTVCSIGQCTAATVSVINAGFEDISGESPVNEFTFGPLNGWDLYDPGLVTNGGAGGTYYIGTLRPDAPTNFTAGASEGLRVGIAFNFSGSGGQGEYGLQQTLTETLQPNTRYALQVDIGNIASGQAQSGTFFNLEGLPGYRVDLLAGGQLLAQDDNSLFGTIDEGLFGTSQINFTTGTAHAQLGENLQIRLVNLNEVDPAFPDAHLEVDFDNVRLSASAVPEPSCIIAFGCVAGGWTLCRKRRFKGKPQ, via the coding sequence TTGTCGAATGACCCCATAGAGGACCTATTTCTAGAGAAAGCATACCGAGAAATTGCGATTGAGGTCGCTGCTGTGATCAACCAACAAACCAAAACCGCCACTTTGTCTTTGGCAATGATCGTCACCATGGGGACTGTCTGCTCGATTGGGCAATGCACTGCCGCGACTGTCTCGGTCATCAACGCTGGCTTCGAAGACATCAGCGGCGAGTCGCCCGTCAATGAGTTCACGTTCGGACCGCTCAACGGCTGGGACCTGTACGATCCAGGTTTAGTCACAAACGGAGGAGCAGGTGGAACCTACTATATCGGCACTTTGAGGCCTGACGCCCCCACCAACTTCACCGCCGGTGCCTCCGAAGGACTGCGGGTTGGAATCGCTTTTAATTTCTCGGGAAGTGGCGGGCAAGGCGAATACGGACTTCAGCAGACACTGACCGAAACGCTGCAACCGAACACAAGGTATGCGTTGCAAGTCGACATCGGAAACATCGCTTCGGGGCAAGCACAGAGTGGTACCTTCTTCAACCTTGAAGGACTGCCGGGTTACCGAGTCGACCTGCTTGCCGGTGGACAACTTCTGGCCCAAGACGATAACTCGCTTTTCGGAACCATCGATGAGGGACTGTTCGGCACCAGCCAGATCAACTTCACCACGGGAACTGCCCACGCTCAACTAGGCGAAAATCTCCAGATTCGTCTTGTCAATCTGAATGAAGTGGATCCGGCTTTCCCCGACGCGCATCTTGAGGTCGACTTCGACAACGTGCGACTCAGCGCCTCGGCTGTTCCGGAGCCATCCTGCATCATCGCCTTCGGCTGCGTGGCAGGTGGATGGACGCTGTGTCGCAAGCGTCGTTTTAAAGGCAAGCCACAGTGA
- a CDS encoding ECF-type sigma factor has protein sequence MDSLNAASNAEQPSGRWRLRLREGDSEATRRLWDMYFQRMVLLARKRLRGMSGLARDEEDVALSAFKSFCLGLQRGKYDAEHRSTNLWPLLVTITVRKAVDLIRYENRQKRSSKRESEASSVSTTAPVNVDELIASEPTPEQVALAAEAFENLLQMLDSTGDTSLRVIAIESLEGSSPSQIAMSLNCSTRTVQRKLQTVNALWESSSR, from the coding sequence ATGGATTCGCTGAATGCCGCCTCGAACGCTGAGCAACCGTCTGGCCGTTGGCGACTGCGTCTTCGGGAGGGCGATAGCGAGGCAACGCGTCGATTGTGGGACATGTATTTTCAGCGGATGGTGTTGCTCGCACGTAAGCGATTGCGGGGCATGAGCGGTTTGGCTCGTGACGAAGAGGATGTCGCTTTGAGCGCATTCAAAAGCTTTTGCTTGGGGCTGCAGCGAGGGAAGTACGATGCGGAACACCGGTCGACTAACTTGTGGCCACTTTTGGTAACGATCACGGTCCGCAAAGCGGTTGATCTGATTCGGTATGAAAACCGACAAAAACGATCATCCAAACGCGAGTCGGAAGCGTCCTCCGTTTCCACCACTGCGCCTGTCAATGTGGATGAGTTGATCGCTTCGGAGCCGACGCCTGAGCAAGTCGCGTTGGCGGCGGAGGCTTTCGAGAACTTGTTGCAGATGCTCGATTCCACGGGCGACACATCACTGCGAGTCATTGCGATTGAGAGTCTCGAAGGCAGCAGCCCGAGTCAGATTGCAATGAGTCTGAATTGCTCGACTCGTACCGTGCAGCGGAAGCTACAGACGGTGAACGCATTGTGGGAGTCCAGTTCACGGTGA
- a CDS encoding serine/threonine-protein kinase produces MLDSYRAAEATDGERIVGVQFTVNDTWDSSQYGGSEGVHFEGLSSQQMLVVNRWCDRYEKLWSSLDGPSLAAFSQSIELEDVAAFQALCLELTAIDVHYRRLAGQSVQLQSYVELFPAVDQQAIRDILLPVTAAMENGETLTSLSVEGELGIGHQIGDYIIEERIGCGGMGRVYRARHQLMGRVVAIKALTLRTRQDPASSLRFEREIESVAKMSHSNVVAAFDARLQDGSLYLVTEWIQGKDLGEIVSERGALPVAETLDIAIQAARGLAYAHSVGYLHRDVKPSNLMLDVDGNVKVLDLGLAKLFEQQDDTLGSTPLTAEHQVLGTAEYLSPEQAKTPNGVDVRTDIYSLGCTLMFLLTGKPPFVGESPIDTLLEHINTEPPSLTSFVIGQSLPEELAALVHAMLSKKVAERPATMQAVVEELVQIRNQASGNQTVQRPDWSLRRSRLSWLVVTAILLAAIGLVIAQNYFGDSQFNSSRFAFSDNQSDGLLFNGLTSYAEVRDFDVDLDRPVMVEVIATPHAGPLPSNLVTWGGDNLFALFAGYDQKWGVASLVDGVSRLEVSRDSFELNRSYLLAAKREGDQIELWVNGRRVSTRHGDYDLESSRLSLCFGGVPEGYLPRHQGTRFFAGAIQQVKISKGKNLQPAQSDAEILLVAPSTVALFDLTTEGGTEAKSSVNGFRAHLFDTRWIREEAPSLDSPEFR; encoded by the coding sequence TTGCTCGACTCGTACCGTGCAGCGGAAGCTACAGACGGTGAACGCATTGTGGGAGTCCAGTTCACGGTGAATGACACGTGGGATTCGAGTCAGTATGGCGGCAGCGAGGGTGTCCATTTTGAAGGCCTTAGCTCTCAGCAGATGCTAGTGGTCAATCGATGGTGTGATCGTTACGAGAAGCTCTGGTCCAGTTTGGACGGACCGTCGCTCGCTGCATTCTCGCAGTCCATTGAGCTCGAAGACGTTGCTGCGTTCCAGGCCCTGTGTTTGGAGTTGACCGCAATTGATGTGCACTACCGACGGCTTGCTGGACAATCCGTTCAACTTCAATCCTATGTGGAATTGTTTCCAGCGGTCGACCAACAGGCCATCCGAGACATCCTGTTGCCGGTAACAGCGGCAATGGAAAACGGTGAAACCTTGACAAGTCTCTCGGTGGAAGGCGAGTTGGGAATCGGTCATCAAATTGGTGACTACATCATCGAAGAGCGAATTGGGTGCGGAGGGATGGGACGCGTGTATCGAGCCCGTCACCAATTGATGGGACGAGTCGTCGCGATCAAGGCTTTGACGCTTCGTACCCGCCAAGATCCGGCCAGCTCACTACGATTTGAGCGAGAGATTGAGTCCGTCGCCAAGATGAGTCACTCCAATGTCGTGGCGGCCTTTGATGCGCGTCTTCAAGACGGTTCCCTGTATCTGGTAACGGAGTGGATTCAAGGGAAAGACTTAGGCGAAATCGTATCGGAACGGGGGGCGTTGCCGGTTGCTGAAACGCTGGATATTGCAATTCAAGCCGCGAGAGGCCTGGCATACGCACACTCCGTTGGCTATCTCCACCGCGACGTGAAACCGAGCAATTTGATGCTTGATGTTGACGGCAATGTGAAGGTGCTCGATCTTGGGCTGGCCAAGTTGTTTGAGCAACAAGATGATACTCTCGGTTCAACACCACTGACCGCCGAACATCAGGTGCTGGGGACTGCTGAGTACTTGTCTCCTGAGCAAGCCAAAACTCCCAATGGGGTGGATGTCCGAACTGACATCTACAGCCTTGGTTGCACGTTGATGTTCCTGCTGACGGGAAAGCCTCCATTCGTAGGCGAGTCCCCTATCGACACGCTGTTGGAACACATCAACACCGAACCGCCATCACTTACTTCATTCGTGATTGGTCAATCGCTTCCCGAGGAGCTTGCCGCACTGGTCCATGCCATGCTCAGTAAAAAGGTAGCTGAGCGGCCCGCCACGATGCAGGCGGTTGTTGAAGAATTGGTTCAAATCCGCAACCAAGCTTCGGGCAATCAAACGGTTCAGCGACCGGATTGGAGCCTTCGCAGAAGTAGGCTGTCATGGCTTGTTGTCACCGCGATTCTATTGGCAGCGATCGGGCTGGTGATCGCCCAAAATTATTTTGGTGATAGTCAATTCAATTCGAGTCGTTTCGCTTTTTCGGACAACCAAAGTGATGGCTTGTTGTTCAACGGGCTGACGAGCTATGCCGAGGTTCGTGACTTTGACGTGGACTTGGATCGTCCCGTCATGGTCGAAGTGATCGCAACTCCTCACGCCGGCCCCCTGCCAAGCAATCTAGTGACTTGGGGCGGCGACAACCTGTTCGCATTGTTTGCTGGGTATGATCAAAAATGGGGAGTCGCATCGCTGGTTGACGGCGTGTCTCGTCTCGAAGTCAGCCGAGATTCGTTTGAACTCAATCGGTCCTATTTATTGGCAGCGAAACGAGAAGGTGATCAGATCGAGCTTTGGGTTAACGGGAGACGCGTTTCCACCCGACACGGAGATTACGATCTCGAGTCAAGTCGTCTGTCACTCTGTTTTGGCGGTGTTCCCGAAGGGTATCTCCCACGCCACCAAGGAACACGTTTTTTTGCTGGGGCGATTCAGCAAGTCAAAATTTCCAAAGGCAAAAACCTACAACCTGCTCAAAGCGATGCTGAGATTCTGCTTGTCGCCCCCTCGACGGTCGCTTTGTTTGATCTCACCACGGAAGGCGGCACAGAAGCGAAATCATCCGTCAATGGATTCCGCGCCCACTTGTTTGACACTCGGTGGATACGCGAGGAAGCACCGTCGCTGGACTCACCGGAGTTCAGGTAA
- a CDS encoding gamma carbonic anhydrase family protein: MNQPETEPVRRPVVVTTQTDHSLIDDSAFIAPCATVLGEVVIGEGVSVWFGAVMRGDTERIEIGAGSNVQDKCVLHCDPGKPCIIGKGVTIGHAAVVHGATVEDGALIGIGAIILNGATIGRGAIIGAGALVTENTEIPAGMLAVGSPAKPIKPVSEDLAKRCEENSAHYVKLGKEYKRQYQEA; this comes from the coding sequence ATGAATCAACCTGAAACTGAACCCGTCCGCCGCCCCGTCGTTGTCACCACCCAAACCGATCATTCGCTGATCGACGACAGTGCCTTCATCGCCCCCTGTGCGACGGTTCTCGGCGAAGTGGTGATCGGCGAAGGCGTCAGTGTTTGGTTCGGCGCGGTGATGCGTGGCGATACCGAACGCATTGAGATCGGCGCGGGATCGAACGTACAAGACAAGTGTGTCCTGCATTGCGATCCAGGCAAGCCCTGCATCATTGGCAAGGGAGTTACGATCGGACACGCTGCCGTGGTTCACGGAGCAACCGTGGAAGACGGGGCGCTGATTGGAATCGGAGCCATCATCTTGAACGGGGCGACGATCGGCCGTGGAGCCATTATCGGTGCCGGAGCCCTGGTGACCGAGAACACCGAAATCCCAGCCGGCATGTTGGCCGTGGGCAGTCCCGCGAAACCGATCAAACCAGTCAGCGAGGATTTAGCCAAACGCTGTGAAGAAAACTCCGCCCACTACGTCAAGCTAGGCAAAGAATACAAACGCCAGTACCAAGAAGCCTAG
- the yidD gene encoding membrane protein insertion efficiency factor YidD translates to MLGPNCRFTPTCSAYAIGAIQKHGVLRGGWAALRRISRCHPWNPGGYDPP, encoded by the coding sequence ATGCTGGGGCCCAATTGTCGATTCACTCCAACGTGCAGTGCCTACGCGATCGGTGCGATTCAGAAACATGGGGTTCTGCGTGGCGGTTGGGCTGCGTTGAGGCGAATTAGCCGTTGCCATCCTTGGAACCCCGGTGGCTACGACCCGCCCTGA
- a CDS encoding sigma factor produces MTNHFSNSESELPGGGLPGSALTDPLAQEARYRRFVEYLSRNELMIRRFVRSQLPSSDGVDDVVQDTALECWNKYAQFESGEEQKDSLDFIRWACVIARFKAMSWRRDRARDRLSFDEDVLGMIADTAVANCDQWEPQRQALSDCLKQMEKDSERLILSVHVSGDSIARIAKEKGLKARKLYSKLNVLRSLLMDCISQKSAIEAME; encoded by the coding sequence ATGACGAATCATTTCAGCAATTCCGAGTCCGAACTTCCAGGAGGCGGGCTCCCCGGGTCTGCCCTAACGGACCCTCTGGCTCAGGAAGCCCGATATCGCCGGTTTGTAGAGTATTTATCACGAAACGAGCTGATGATTCGGCGATTTGTTCGTTCGCAGCTACCTAGCAGCGATGGTGTGGATGACGTCGTGCAGGACACGGCTTTGGAATGCTGGAACAAGTACGCCCAATTTGAGTCTGGTGAGGAGCAGAAGGACTCGCTCGATTTCATCCGTTGGGCATGCGTGATCGCCCGATTTAAAGCCATGTCGTGGCGTCGGGATCGAGCTCGAGACCGACTTTCATTTGATGAGGACGTGCTAGGAATGATTGCCGATACCGCTGTGGCGAATTGCGACCAATGGGAACCGCAGCGGCAAGCGCTATCGGATTGTTTGAAACAAATGGAAAAGGATTCCGAGCGGTTGATTCTGAGCGTGCACGTTTCGGGTGACTCGATCGCAAGAATCGCGAAGGAGAAGGGGCTGAAGGCCAGGAAGCTCTATAGCAAACTAAACGTGTTACGCAGCTTGCTGATGGATTGCATCAGTCAGAAATCGGCGATCGAGGCGATGGAATGA
- a CDS encoding metallophosphoesterase family protein produces MAWITDPHFDHAKLETWRDWAEELLSHQPDGLIMTGDLSEGDDVSYQLQCLAETFARPIYFVLGNHDFYGKTIGETRRRMIELCRDSDHLHYLTDTGPISLAENCVLVGDDGWGDATQGDYAGSIVRLNDFALIEDFRAADPSSWQAMLQQEGRQSAERLRQKLNSLPESVKHVLIATHVPPFREACWYEGHTTNDDWAPFFVCGAVGDVLMETAKANTDRMHTVLCGHTHHDGDAELLPNLVVHTGYSRYGTLDIESLIQVTTAGFTVPRTKTAP; encoded by the coding sequence CTGGCTTGGATCACTGATCCACACTTCGATCACGCCAAACTTGAAACATGGCGAGACTGGGCGGAAGAACTTCTCAGCCATCAGCCCGATGGGTTGATCATGACCGGGGACCTGTCCGAAGGCGACGACGTCTCCTACCAACTTCAATGCTTGGCGGAAACCTTTGCTCGCCCCATCTACTTCGTCCTAGGCAACCATGATTTCTATGGCAAGACGATCGGTGAGACTCGGCGCAGGATGATCGAGTTATGCCGTGACAGTGATCACCTGCATTACTTAACCGACACGGGCCCCATCTCACTTGCCGAGAATTGCGTCCTGGTGGGCGACGATGGCTGGGGCGACGCCACCCAAGGCGACTATGCCGGTTCGATCGTCCGGCTCAATGACTTTGCTCTGATCGAAGATTTCCGTGCCGCTGACCCCAGTTCATGGCAAGCGATGCTGCAGCAGGAAGGACGCCAGTCAGCGGAGCGGCTTCGTCAAAAGCTGAACTCGTTGCCTGAATCAGTAAAGCACGTCCTGATCGCCACCCACGTGCCTCCCTTTCGTGAAGCATGCTGGTACGAAGGTCACACGACCAACGACGACTGGGCCCCATTCTTCGTGTGCGGAGCGGTAGGCGACGTGTTGATGGAAACCGCGAAGGCGAACACCGACCGCATGCACACGGTCCTGTGTGGGCACACTCATCATGACGGCGACGCTGAGTTATTGCCGAACCTGGTGGTCCACACGGGCTACTCGCGATACGGCACGCTGGATATCGAATCGCTCATTCAGGTCACCACTGCTGGGTTCACAGTCCCAAGAACAAAGACGGCACCTTAG